A DNA window from Streptococcus sp. LPB0220 contains the following coding sequences:
- a CDS encoding alpha-glucosidase: MEQKWWHNAVIYQVYPKSFKDSNGDGIGDLKGITSKLDYLEKLGITAIWLSPVYKSPMDDNGYDISDYEDIASIFGTMEDMEELIAEGQKRKIKIIMDLVVNHTSDEHAWFIEARENPDSPKRDFYIWRDEPNGIISAFSGSAWEFDEASGQYYLHNFSKKQPDLNWENEELRHQIYDMMNFWIDKGIGGFRMDVIDMIGKIPDQEIISNGPMLHPYLKEMNQATFGDKDLLTVGETWGATPEIAKQYSNPKNQELSMVFQFEHIGLQYQPGQPKWYYAKELDVPKLKEIFTKWQTELGEEEGWNSLFWNNHDLPRIVSTWGDDGDYRVKSAKALAILLHLMKGTPYIYQGEEIGMTNFPFKSLEDVEDIESINYAHEALEKGVPLEVIMDQIRHIGRDNARTPMQWNDEAEAGFTTGRPWLAVNPNYKEINVEAALADPDSIFYTYQALIALRKEHPWLVTADYELVDAADKVFAYKRVEGEQAYLVVVNLSSQEQELPLVNGVEEVLIANTKVEQVLESGKLAPWDAFCVKLA; the protein is encoded by the coding sequence ATGGAACAAAAATGGTGGCATAATGCCGTAATTTACCAAGTTTATCCAAAAAGTTTCAAGGATAGTAATGGCGATGGCATCGGGGATCTCAAGGGGATCACGAGCAAGCTAGACTATCTGGAAAAGCTAGGGATTACAGCCATCTGGCTCTCACCAGTCTACAAGAGTCCCATGGATGATAACGGCTATGACATCTCGGATTACGAGGATATTGCCTCCATCTTTGGTACCATGGAAGATATGGAAGAATTGATCGCAGAAGGTCAGAAACGCAAGATCAAAATCATTATGGACTTGGTGGTCAACCATACCTCTGATGAGCATGCTTGGTTTATCGAGGCGCGTGAAAACCCAGACAGTCCAAAGCGGGATTTCTATATTTGGCGCGATGAGCCCAATGGCATTATTTCTGCTTTTAGTGGCTCTGCTTGGGAGTTCGATGAAGCTTCAGGTCAATACTACCTGCATAACTTTAGTAAGAAGCAACCAGACCTTAACTGGGAAAATGAGGAGCTTCGTCATCAGATCTATGACATGATGAATTTCTGGATTGATAAGGGAATTGGTGGCTTCCGTATGGATGTGATCGATATGATCGGTAAGATCCCAGATCAGGAAATCATCAGCAATGGTCCCATGCTCCATCCTTACTTGAAGGAAATGAATCAAGCGACCTTTGGCGATAAAGATCTGCTCACGGTGGGAGAAACTTGGGGGGCGACTCCAGAGATTGCCAAGCAATACTCCAATCCAAAAAATCAAGAATTGTCCATGGTCTTCCAATTTGAACACATCGGCCTTCAATACCAACCGGGTCAACCAAAGTGGTACTACGCCAAGGAATTGGATGTGCCTAAATTGAAGGAAATTTTCACCAAGTGGCAGACGGAATTAGGAGAAGAGGAAGGCTGGAATTCCCTCTTTTGGAACAACCACGATTTGCCACGGATTGTGTCCACTTGGGGGGATGATGGCGACTACCGTGTCAAATCTGCCAAGGCTTTAGCGATTCTGCTTCACTTGATGAAGGGAACTCCTTATATCTATCAAGGGGAAGAAATCGGGATGACCAATTTTCCATTTAAGAGCCTTGAGGACGTAGAAGATATTGAGTCGATCAACTATGCTCATGAAGCCTTAGAAAAAGGGGTTCCGCTCGAAGTGATCATGGATCAAATCCGCCATATTGGTCGGGACAATGCCCGGACACCGATGCAGTGGAATGATGAAGCAGAAGCTGGCTTTACGACAGGTCGTCCATGGCTTGCGGTCAACCCAAACTACAAAGAGATCAATGTGGAGGCTGCCCTAGCAGATCCAGACTCTATTTTCTATACCTACCAAGCCCTCATTGCTTTGAGAAAAGAGCACCCTTGGCTTGTGACAGCTGATTATGAATTGGTGGACGCAGCAGACAAGGTTTTTGCCTACAAGCGGGTAGAAGGAGAGCAAGCCTATTTGGTGGTTGTCAATCTCTCCAGTCAAGAGCAAGAGTTGCCACTCGTCAATGGGGTCGAAGAGGTTCTCATTGCCAATACCAAGGTAGAGCAAGTCCTCGAATCAGGCAAGTTGGCCCCTTGGGATGCCTTTTGTGTCAAACTAGCCTAA
- a CDS encoding glycoside hydrolase family 31 protein — MAGPVIVGEHYRISVLTESLVRLEYSENGVFEDGQTQVVQDRDFGAVSCEITETEEVLDLHTEHLHLHFEKGPFAPDRLFIELKGQYAVYGSRWHYGDRPETLKGTSRTLDEVDGAMELEDGILSKAGYALLDDSASYLYDVESGYRARPCPEVDLYFFGYGRDYLGALKDFYHLTGQPPLLPRYALGNWWSRYWPYTSQEYTDLMDRFKAEGVPLAVSVIDMDWHKTAIPARFGSGWTGYSWNRDLIPDPAAFLNGLHERGLKVTLNVHPADGIRAFEDAYPMVAKRLGLDAEKEEAASFDFYSPAFREAYFEDVHHPLEDQGVDFWWIDWQQGSHGKMDPLWLLNHYHYLDNCRTGQAGLILSRYGGPGSHRYPIGFSGDTIVTWESLAFQPYFTSTASNIGYTWWSHDIGGHMRGYYDEDLALRWLQFGVFSPINRLHSSCNAFNSKEPWFYSPETCRSMKRYLRLRHSLLPYLYTMNVATHEQGLPLVQPLYYHYPNQEEAYEAKNQYFFGSELMVAPITENLDPVYHSASVSVWFPDGVWYDFFHDWKYEGKGKLTVFRASQDIPVFARAGAIIPMDAQPQTGVELPEMLDWHLFPGDNRSFVLLEGEGDNRVETRLTVNWDERKIRLDVTGDRTLLPEKRQHRFFLHTFETAPILVDNHSQEIAMGELQSRPTAKEDRMFELLKSANLAYDRKNELFAACSTAKDWKQLMKIITPLEEGLRQRLFEVIYSSEENEDL; from the coding sequence ATGGCAGGACCAGTGATAGTTGGAGAGCACTACCGAATCTCCGTGTTAACGGAATCTTTGGTGCGCTTGGAATATTCAGAGAATGGTGTTTTTGAGGATGGACAGACGCAAGTTGTGCAAGATCGAGACTTTGGAGCAGTTTCTTGTGAGATTACAGAGACCGAAGAGGTCCTCGATCTGCATACGGAGCATCTCCACCTTCATTTTGAAAAGGGACCTTTTGCACCGGATCGGCTTTTTATCGAACTCAAGGGCCAGTATGCAGTCTATGGTAGCCGATGGCACTATGGGGATCGGCCTGAGACCTTAAAGGGGACCAGTCGGACGCTCGATGAGGTCGATGGAGCTATGGAGTTGGAAGATGGGATCTTAAGCAAAGCAGGCTATGCTCTTTTAGACGATTCTGCTTCTTATTTGTATGATGTCGAAAGCGGATATAGAGCACGGCCATGTCCAGAAGTGGATTTGTATTTCTTCGGTTATGGGCGCGATTATCTAGGCGCCTTGAAAGATTTTTACCATCTGACAGGACAGCCACCCCTCTTGCCACGTTATGCTCTGGGCAACTGGTGGAGTCGCTATTGGCCTTATACCAGTCAGGAGTATACAGATTTGATGGATCGTTTCAAAGCAGAAGGGGTGCCTCTAGCAGTCAGTGTGATCGATATGGACTGGCACAAGACGGCGATTCCTGCTCGCTTTGGAAGTGGTTGGACGGGTTATAGTTGGAACCGGGATTTGATTCCTGATCCAGCTGCCTTCTTAAATGGCCTGCATGAGCGTGGTTTAAAGGTGACCTTAAATGTCCATCCGGCAGATGGAATTCGCGCCTTCGAAGATGCTTATCCCATGGTCGCAAAACGCTTGGGACTGGATGCGGAAAAAGAAGAAGCTGCTAGCTTTGATTTTTATAGTCCAGCCTTTCGTGAAGCCTATTTTGAAGATGTCCACCATCCCTTAGAAGATCAAGGAGTGGACTTTTGGTGGATTGATTGGCAACAGGGAAGTCATGGCAAGATGGATCCACTTTGGTTGTTAAATCACTATCATTATCTAGACAATTGTCGAACAGGTCAAGCTGGTCTCATCTTATCACGTTATGGGGGACCTGGAAGCCACCGGTATCCAATCGGTTTTTCAGGGGATACCATTGTGACTTGGGAATCCCTAGCCTTTCAACCCTATTTTACCAGCACAGCTTCAAATATCGGCTACACGTGGTGGAGTCACGATATTGGTGGTCATATGCGGGGTTACTATGATGAGGACTTGGCTCTTCGCTGGTTGCAGTTTGGGGTCTTCAGCCCGATCAATCGTCTCCATAGTTCTTGTAATGCCTTTAACAGCAAGGAACCGTGGTTTTACTCGCCTGAGACCTGTCGCTCGATGAAGCGGTATTTGCGCCTGCGCCACAGCTTACTACCTTATCTTTACACCATGAATGTGGCGACGCATGAACAAGGACTGCCTTTGGTTCAACCCCTTTATTACCATTATCCAAACCAAGAAGAGGCTTATGAGGCTAAAAATCAATATTTCTTTGGCAGTGAACTCATGGTGGCGCCAATTACAGAGAATCTGGATCCTGTCTATCATAGTGCTTCTGTGAGTGTTTGGTTTCCAGACGGAGTATGGTATGATTTCTTCCATGATTGGAAGTACGAAGGAAAAGGCAAACTCACAGTTTTTAGAGCTAGCCAGGATATTCCGGTCTTTGCGCGTGCAGGAGCCATCATCCCTATGGATGCACAACCGCAGACAGGGGTAGAGCTTCCAGAAATGCTGGACTGGCATCTCTTCCCAGGTGACAATCGTTCCTTCGTGCTCCTTGAAGGAGAAGGAGATAACAGGGTTGAAACCCGCCTAACTGTCAATTGGGATGAAAGAAAGATTAGGCTGGATGTAACAGGTGATCGAACGCTGCTTCCTGAAAAGAGACAGCACCGGTTCTTCCTCCATACCTTTGAGACAGCCCCTATCTTAGTGGACAATCACAGTCAGGAGATTGCGATGGGAGAGCTGCAATCGCGTCCTACCGCAAAAGAAGATCGGATGTTTGAGCTCTTGAAATCTGCCAACCTGGCCTACGATAGAAAGAATGAATTATTTGCGGCTTGTTCAACAGCCAAGGATTGGAAACAGTTGATGAAGATCATTACGCCTTTAGAGGAAGGTTTGCGTCAACGTCTCTTTGAAGTGATTTATTCCAGTGAAGAGAATGAAGACTTGTAA
- a CDS encoding potassium channel family protein, translating to MANRTIGILGLGIFGQSVLKTLQDQDVDIIAIDDHADVINQYESMITTGIVGDITDLDLLDAVDIGNCDTVVIATGENLESSVLAVMHCKSLGVEHVIAKVKNEVTKEVLEKIGADLVILPEVEAGISLAKMILFQHGIEVFQLDEEVVVVEFTVPASWVGKSLQDLAVREEYHLNIIGYRNAEDQPLQIQISPDFIWPEGVRVMAVTDNQYLDRIQDLLD from the coding sequence ATGGCGAATCGAACCATTGGAATTTTAGGATTAGGAATTTTTGGACAGAGTGTCCTGAAAACCCTGCAAGACCAGGATGTGGATATTATTGCGATTGATGATCACGCAGATGTGATCAACCAATATGAATCCATGATTACAACTGGAATTGTCGGGGATATTACGGACTTGGACCTCTTGGATGCAGTAGATATTGGGAACTGTGACACAGTCGTCATCGCGACGGGTGAAAACCTTGAGTCCAGTGTGCTGGCTGTCATGCACTGTAAGTCACTTGGTGTTGAGCACGTCATTGCCAAGGTCAAAAATGAAGTAACCAAGGAAGTCCTTGAGAAAATTGGGGCTGACTTGGTCATCCTACCAGAGGTAGAAGCGGGAATATCCCTAGCTAAGATGATCCTCTTCCAACATGGGATTGAAGTCTTCCAGTTGGACGAAGAAGTGGTAGTGGTTGAGTTTACGGTTCCAGCTAGCTGGGTAGGAAAAAGCCTTCAAGACTTGGCTGTCAGAGAGGAGTACCATCTCAATATTATTGGTTACCGAAATGCGGAAGACCAGCCACTTCAGATTCAGATCAGTCCCGACTTCATCTGGCCAGAAGGGGTGCGCGTGATGGCCGTGACGGATAATCAGTATCTGGATAGGATCCAAGACTTGTTAGACTAA
- a CDS encoding TrkH family potassium uptake protein, with the protein MLVKLFFKQWKSKMKSLSPARRIFLSFALVILMGSLLLSLPFVQQASSTAGYVDHLFTAVSMVCVTGLFTQSVASTYNGWGQLICMLLIQIGGLGILTFIGLFFMESRQKLSYKDRQIIRDSFSFSNNQSLARFVRSIFITTFTIEGIGALLLMIRFIPRFGWGHGIFNSIFVAVSAFCNAGFDNFGGDSMMSFQTDWLVNLTLSALIITGGLGFMVWFDLATKARNQSGRRTLRFHTKVVLWLTAAILLFGTVTSLLTEFNNPATIGSLSFGDKVLVSFFQTVSMRTAGFSSLDYTTVRPVTLFIYLLQMFLGGAPGGTAGGMKITTFLVLILLARKELLGLPHTNLGKRTVEPDLVQRSFGTAVIFQLTFLVGLLGICLVTPDGQRFIYLVFEVVSALATVGVTANVTSTLNGAGLGIIMVLMFIGRIGPLTLMVSLNNYQAKKADTLQYAKADIIIG; encoded by the coding sequence ATGTTAGTCAAATTATTTTTTAAACAATGGAAGTCCAAGATGAAAAGCCTGTCTCCGGCAAGACGGATTTTTCTTAGCTTTGCCTTGGTAATCTTGATGGGCTCCCTCTTATTGAGTCTGCCTTTTGTCCAGCAAGCAAGCTCAACAGCAGGCTATGTCGACCACCTGTTTACCGCAGTCTCCATGGTCTGTGTAACGGGGCTCTTTACCCAGTCGGTAGCCTCGACCTATAATGGATGGGGGCAGTTGATCTGTATGCTCTTGATTCAGATTGGTGGTCTAGGGATCTTGACCTTTATCGGTCTCTTCTTTATGGAAAGTCGTCAAAAGCTCAGCTACAAGGACCGGCAGATCATCCGGGATAGCTTTAGCTTTAGCAATAACCAGAGCTTGGCCCGTTTTGTCCGTTCTATTTTCATTACCACCTTTACCATCGAAGGTATCGGAGCCTTACTCCTCATGATTCGCTTCATTCCTCGCTTTGGCTGGGGTCATGGGATCTTTAACTCCATCTTTGTCGCGGTTTCCGCTTTTTGTAATGCGGGCTTTGATAATTTTGGGGGCGATAGTATGATGAGTTTCCAGACCGACTGGCTGGTGAACCTGACCTTGTCTGCCCTTATTATTACGGGGGGATTAGGTTTTATGGTTTGGTTTGACCTGGCCACCAAGGCCCGTAACCAATCGGGTCGGCGAACTCTTCGCTTCCATACCAAGGTGGTTCTCTGGTTGACGGCCGCGATCCTTCTCTTTGGGACAGTGACCAGTCTTTTGACAGAGTTTAATAATCCAGCAACCATTGGGTCCCTTTCTTTCGGAGACAAGGTCTTGGTCAGCTTCTTCCAAACCGTCAGCATGCGGACAGCTGGTTTTTCCTCCTTAGATTATACAACAGTCCGGCCAGTGACGCTCTTTATCTATCTCTTGCAGATGTTTCTAGGTGGAGCACCAGGCGGGACAGCAGGGGGCATGAAGATCACTACCTTCCTAGTCTTGATCCTTTTGGCTCGCAAGGAATTGCTGGGACTACCCCATACCAACCTAGGCAAACGAACCGTCGAACCAGACTTGGTCCAACGTTCTTTTGGGACGGCGGTGATTTTCCAGTTGACCTTCTTAGTGGGGCTATTAGGAATCTGTTTGGTGACGCCGGATGGCCAACGCTTTATTTATTTGGTCTTTGAGGTAGTATCGGCTCTAGCGACAGTAGGTGTGACAGCCAATGTGACCTCGACCTTAAATGGAGCAGGGCTGGGGATCATCATGGTGCTTATGTTTATCGGTCGGATCGGCCCTTTGACCCTCATGGTTAGCTTGAACAATTACCAAGCCAAGAAAGCAGATACCTTGCAGTATGCCAAGGCAGACATCATTATCGGATAG
- a CDS encoding nucleoside phosphorylase has product MIHKHDIPILEFDDNPQAVIMPTHERLDVHLPEKCVYAFLEDEIDRFAKAAGAKQVASFVSATKTYPVYVLEHQGEKICLAQAPVGSAPAAQFMDWLIGYGVKKIISAGSCGVLVDMEENAFLIPTKALRDEGASYHYVAPSRYIEVDRRALTAIETVLKQAAIPYQEVMTWSTDGFYRETPDKVAYRIEEGCRVVEMECASLAAVAQLRDAVWGLLLFTADSLADLENYDQRDWGSEAFEKALELCLEMVHHL; this is encoded by the coding sequence ATGATCCATAAGCATGACATTCCGATTTTAGAGTTCGACGACAACCCACAGGCAGTCATTATGCCGACTCATGAGAGGCTCGATGTGCACTTGCCTGAAAAATGCGTTTATGCTTTCTTGGAGGATGAGATTGATCGCTTTGCGAAAGCTGCTGGTGCCAAACAAGTAGCTAGCTTTGTTTCAGCTACTAAGACCTATCCGGTTTATGTCCTGGAGCATCAAGGAGAGAAAATCTGCTTGGCCCAAGCGCCAGTTGGATCAGCCCCTGCTGCTCAATTCATGGATTGGTTGATTGGTTATGGGGTGAAGAAGATTATTTCTGCAGGTAGCTGTGGCGTCTTGGTAGACATGGAGGAAAATGCCTTTTTAATCCCGACCAAGGCCTTGCGAGATGAGGGAGCTAGTTACCATTATGTGGCGCCTTCTCGGTATATAGAAGTGGATCGTCGAGCACTGACTGCCATTGAAACGGTTCTAAAACAAGCGGCCATTCCCTATCAAGAAGTTATGACTTGGTCGACGGACGGCTTTTATAGAGAAACGCCCGACAAGGTGGCCTATCGTATTGAAGAAGGGTGTCGTGTTGTGGAGATGGAGTGCGCCTCACTTGCAGCAGTGGCCCAGCTTCGTGATGCGGTTTGGGGCTTGCTCCTCTTTACCGCAGATTCTCTTGCAGATCTGGAAAATTATGACCAGCGTGACTGGGGATCTGAAGCATTCGAGAAAGCCTTAGAATTGTGCCTCGAAATGGTTCATCACTTGTAG
- a CDS encoding sugar O-acetyltransferase: MASEYEKMIAGDFYRPGDPELRALAKASREKQETFNQEVDPKKGASIIKEWFGSTGENLYLNRQVLVDYGVNIHLGENFYANYNLTMLDVCPITIGKNAMIGPNCQFLTPLHPLDPDERNSGLEYGAPIRIGDNFWAGGGVIILPGVTLGDNVVAGAGAVVTKSFGDNVVLGGNPARVIKEIPVKKEKQ; the protein is encoded by the coding sequence ATGGCCAGTGAATATGAAAAAATGATTGCAGGTGACTTTTATAGACCTGGAGACCCTGAATTACGGGCTTTGGCAAAAGCCTCTCGGGAGAAACAAGAGACCTTTAACCAAGAGGTGGACCCTAAAAAAGGGGCAAGCATTATCAAAGAGTGGTTTGGATCAACCGGTGAAAACCTCTATCTCAATCGTCAAGTTCTTGTGGATTATGGGGTCAACATCCATCTGGGAGAAAATTTCTATGCCAATTACAATTTGACTATGTTAGACGTATGTCCCATTACCATTGGAAAGAATGCCATGATCGGTCCCAATTGTCAGTTTTTAACGCCCTTGCACCCGCTGGATCCAGATGAGCGCAATTCTGGTCTGGAGTATGGCGCGCCGATTAGGATAGGGGACAATTTCTGGGCAGGAGGAGGCGTCATCATTCTTCCTGGTGTGACGCTGGGCGACAATGTGGTAGCTGGAGCTGGGGCAGTCGTGACCAAGTCCTTTGGGGACAATGTGGTCCTTGGAGGAAACCCAGCCCGTGTCATCAAAGAAATACCCGTCAAAAAGGAGAAACAATGA
- a CDS encoding DeoR/GlpR family DNA-binding transcription regulator: MYQEQRLEKILKLLEEKKQLSAKEMVDYFKVSKDTIRRDFTLLSQRQLVRRTHGGLLPLNKEPGPSYLDRSQIANKEKTAMAQKALQLIQDEQVLFLDVSTSMTLLASLLDRAVTVYSHSLDNAIQLSSHSQVDFHLLGGKFYPKNRFYYDVNQAHILDNLRFDLAFFGASSLANGEVTFQDAEDVAVKALVFERTRTKVLVAETAKFHQHANYYLALLNQFDYWMTDQKPSPDILKLVGSETTILY, encoded by the coding sequence ATGTACCAGGAACAACGACTCGAAAAAATCCTAAAACTCTTAGAGGAGAAAAAGCAATTATCTGCCAAAGAAATGGTGGACTACTTTAAGGTCTCCAAAGATACCATCCGCAGAGACTTTACCCTCCTTAGCCAACGCCAGCTGGTCCGCCGGACCCATGGTGGGCTCCTTCCCTTGAACAAAGAACCTGGCCCTTCTTATCTAGACCGCAGTCAAATCGCTAACAAGGAAAAGACAGCTATGGCCCAAAAGGCCCTGCAATTGATCCAAGATGAGCAAGTCCTCTTTCTCGATGTTTCCACCTCGATGACCCTGCTTGCTAGTCTGCTTGATAGAGCCGTCACCGTTTATTCGCACTCGCTTGACAATGCCATCCAGCTCAGTAGCCATAGCCAAGTTGACTTTCATCTCCTAGGAGGAAAGTTCTACCCTAAAAACCGCTTCTACTACGATGTCAACCAAGCACACATACTGGACAATCTTCGCTTTGATCTCGCTTTTTTTGGAGCAAGTAGCTTAGCCAATGGTGAAGTAACTTTCCAAGATGCTGAAGACGTCGCGGTCAAGGCTCTCGTTTTTGAGCGAACTCGAACCAAAGTGCTGGTAGCAGAAACCGCCAAGTTCCACCAACATGCCAACTACTATCTCGCTTTGCTCAATCAATTTGACTATTGGATGACTGATCAAAAACCAAGCCCTGACATCCTTAAACTGGTTGGGAGCGAGACCACCATTCTCTATTAG
- a CDS encoding Cof-type HAD-IIB family hydrolase: MSHIRLIISDIDGTILNDHHQIDPQLVALIPDLKRKTIPFVLASARSPKGMAPIARELGIEDCPMACYNGALIQKGEQVLFEHPLDKTEARNFINWVNQHFPQVSINLYSGKDWMTDHLDQWSQEEARITGEKPLILPLLDPLLDATKPLHKLLLIGEPEEIQALYRTLSADDFPSTAFYLSKANYLEVTAKHVSKEDALVELANHYHLSLEEVLTLGDNFNDLPMLKKAGIGVAMGNAPQEVKEGATVVTKTNNENGAGQAVETYVLI, translated from the coding sequence ATGTCTCACATTCGTCTCATCATCAGCGACATCGATGGTACCATCTTAAATGACCACCATCAGATCGATCCACAGTTGGTAGCATTGATCCCGGATTTAAAACGCAAAACCATTCCTTTCGTACTGGCCTCTGCTCGCTCTCCAAAAGGGATGGCTCCCATCGCAAGAGAACTCGGCATAGAAGACTGCCCCATGGCCTGCTACAATGGGGCGTTGATCCAAAAGGGAGAGCAGGTTCTTTTCGAGCATCCTTTGGACAAGACGGAAGCCCGGAACTTTATCAACTGGGTCAACCAACACTTCCCTCAAGTTTCGATCAACCTCTATAGTGGAAAAGACTGGATGACCGATCATCTCGACCAATGGAGCCAAGAGGAGGCCCGGATTACAGGAGAAAAACCTCTCATCCTCCCCCTATTGGATCCTTTACTGGATGCGACAAAGCCCCTCCACAAATTGCTTTTAATTGGAGAGCCAGAAGAGATCCAAGCTCTCTATCGCACTCTTTCTGCCGACGACTTCCCTTCTACCGCCTTTTATCTCTCCAAAGCCAACTACCTAGAAGTCACGGCTAAGCACGTCTCTAAAGAGGATGCTCTGGTTGAACTCGCCAACCACTACCACTTGAGCTTAGAAGAAGTCCTCACCCTGGGGGACAACTTCAACGACCTCCCTATGCTCAAAAAAGCCGGCATCGGGGTCGCTATGGGCAATGCTCCTCAAGAAGTGAAAGAAGGAGCGACTGTCGTGACAAAGACCAATAATGAAAACGGGGCTGGACAAGCAGTTGAAACCTATGTGTTGATTTAG